In Rhipicephalus sanguineus isolate Rsan-2018 chromosome 1, BIME_Rsan_1.4, whole genome shotgun sequence, the DNA window tggGACAGGTAAAAGCGAGCTAAAAAAGCTCTCTACCCACAAGTGAATCCGCCCCTCCTTTTTTATGGTTCAACGTGAGCCTTGCAAAGGGTGATGCAAAAAGCGTATCGTGTAGCTACCCCACCGATATCACGCCGCGCCGTTTCCGATTGTGCTGCGCGATTGTTTGTTTTTCTGGCGCTATGAATGGCGCAGTTAAAGTGGTTTTAGTGTGGCACATGCCaaagctagagtgtactagtacactctaccaaAGCTTTGGCAGAAAACTCAATGATCACACATCACAGCATATGCGCAACAAAGCATGCAGGTTGACTTTTTAATAAAACGGATTAAACGTACTACTTATTTTGTGCTATTATCGTCAAGTAATTTCGTATTTTTACCGCATGAGTATGtctttatttttcattctttcgCAAGCCCGTTGTGGAAATCTGAGCACTCGCTCAGTTTCTAATGATCAAACGAGAACTACCGCCACCGCACCGAATACCAGTAGTTGCTACTGTGAGATTAACCAAGCAAAACTACGCATAACTGCGCTATTCATCGTCCTGAGCGCGTGGTTGGCGTGGATTCTCTTCTGTGCTTGGGCGTACAAGCAGTACAAGTGGTATATATATGTTCTCTGGTACAAGCCAACGTTTTGTACTACAAGCACCAACAGCTGCCTGGCAAAAGCAGTTCTTCCTCCATGCTTACAACCGCACCACTGTAGTGACTTTTTTATTGCTTTTATCTCTCTATGGCGTAGTTGTCTATTTGGCGTTAGTTCTCGTTTGCTCATTAGAAACTGAGCTACGTTTTTCTGCAATATTTCTCATTCATTTCCACAACGGGCTTgataggaaggaaggaatacaaaagggacaaggcagggaggttaagaaagggaaggggagtggaaagacgGGCTTGATGCGTTGGCTAGAATACACGGAGGAAGGAACTATGCGTAGATAAGTCGGGATAAGTGTTCTGTGGTAGTACGGTTGGTACGGTCCCTAGAGGACCGTAGTGGTAGCGGCATAGTACCATGCTGGTACACTGTAATAATAATAGATTGAAATAACAATGGACTGGATAGTTCTCGATTACGACGTTCTCTGGATAGATGTTTATCTAAATATGTCTAAATGTCTGGGCAGTATGGGCACCAGGGGCCGCTAAGGTAGTAAGGCGCACGAAAGTGGAACGAAAGTTCGATGAGccgagcttggtcaaaggaggcATTGGCTTGATCCACCTTGATCTTTAATATTTTAGTGACTACTGATACTTCATTTCATTCTGTGTTGGCAGTACGAGAGGCGAACGTATATTTTGTTGTCGTTAGGCCATCTGACCGTTGTGTTGACGCTCTAGAGCTTCGTTTCTCGAACGAAGCTAATCGATAGATACAGCGGAGCTGCTCCTGAGCCTCCGCGCATCCAAGCAGTCCGTGTTGGTGTGGTGTGTCTACAGAAGGGAGGCAGACAAGCCAGAGATCATGTCGCCTCTGAAGGTGCTTGTTTCAGCGACGTTCTTGTTTAGCTGCAGCTGCTTAGGTGAGTAAAACTCCATAATCTCCATTGTATGTTCTCTCTACTTCACGTGAACTAAGTTTCGCATTTGGCCTGTGTTGTGCAGGTGCGAAACTTCAAGACCTCAGAAACCAGGTGCTGCAGACGACTGAAGTCTTTCATTTTTATATTGATAAAGGAATGTTTGACGCATCGATAGGTACGCAGTCATGTTCCTTTTGAAGCATACGTTTTTAGGTCTCTTGATGCAGCGAGTGTTCAACTACCTTTTGTTACTCAACAGATAGCTATGGGCATACAGAATTCAGAGCTGCCTTGTTAGGAAAACCGGACTTACCAAAGTGGATGTTCCTACGGCAAACTGGCAATTCAAATAGGGCACTTTTGTACGGTTCGTATCAAGACGATGGAGAACTTAACATTGAGGTTAGTCGCGCGATCTTGTTGATAGTGACAAATGTTAAATATGTATTTTTACTTCTTCCGAATTGCTTTAAGGTATTTGCTATTAACAAGTACAACTACAAGACATCTCTACGGGTAATTAGTCTTCAAGTGGAAAAAAGGCCGAGTGAGTGTGTCATCTCCTTTTTCAAATGCATGCTGTAACACTCATTTTATCGGATGTAGTTCATTTGCACAAGATTTCGCGTAAGGTACTGAGCGATATTTATTACGCATATTTGTGCCAGGTATTTATAATCATGATTTTATCATTCTATGTTTGGGTTTTTCAGGGGAAGCACTTTACGAGGTAGAGATGAAGTTCTTAAATCTCAATATCGAGGACCTATTCGAGGGTGACTGGTTATCTGACTTGGAAGAAATTTTTCGAGATCACTTATGGAAAGAAAGCCCCGTCATTTATGTGACAAAAGTGGCTTCGGTGGTGGACATCGGTGGCAGGGTACCTGTAAATCCTAAGGACAAAGAAGGGTAAGTCTGCCGTAAAGCTAGTGCACTCTCCCATAAGTTATGCTTGTACAGTTAAAAAGAGGAATGTGTTGTAGATTTCCTCAGCACTGAACCgtacaatattttttaaaaatttgtttCTTCATGTGTAGTATTTCCAAGCTACTGAAGCCCTGTATGTGTAATAGGTGGACAACAAAACTTCAGATTCTCACAAAGAATTGTGGGCTACAGCGCTGTCTGCATCGATTTCCGGTTTGAGGCACCATATCGCCGTGAGCACTGTTGTGTGTGCCATTGCTTTCTCCCATGTTGCACCTATCAGTCACGGTCCTTTATTCTCACAAATCAGGCATAACATCTTGGAGTGCTGGGAAGCTTAGTTAAGTAGCAAATGCAATCATAGGCATACGCAGGGTTACCcgtcaggggggcgaaggttcatcagcgcccccccccccctactaagtcaatgtacgaggcagattccccccccccctcttaggtgactagggggggtcaACGTATGGGGCTTAGgtgactagcccccccccccccccctcatgcgTATGCCTACGAATGCAATCACTACTGAATAGTTGTGAAAGGTGCGAAATGATCATTCCTTCATTCAAGCGGCACGTACCtccggacacatgcatgttgtttcacAGCAGAGTGTGTATTTCGCGCATGTTTTGTGCCTAGTAAAGATTTGTTGTGCGTCTTAGTGTAATGAAATAGCATGACGTCCGATGTAACCCTTGTATGTTTGTGAACACTTGTGTTTTATGTTTTGAACTCGTGAGATTATTTACACTTTTGTGTCGCAAAATATTCTCGCGGATTTGATATAGTGAATGGCATGAGTAAAATATTTCTTACTGTAAAGGTGAACAACTCATGGAGACTTCTGCTTTTTCTTTGGCACCTCTAAACCTTGCTTTACTTGAGTTCATTTCCTCGTGGCACTCGAACTTTATTTCAAGGCAGAGAAACACTGTGCATGCAACATACATTTTTCTTTCAAGTTCAACTCAAAGGTATAGGCAGTTCTTGCTTGAAAGTCTTTCAAATAGCAAAGACTCCATAAAATGTCACTCGTCGTTTCAAAAGCAACGTTGATTGTTTTACATCCAGGCCACGATACCACAGTAATTCCAAGGGGGCATTTTATTCTGCTTGCTTTTTCTCCGCTCAGCATTTTTCATACATTTGCCAAAGATAGGCAATGCAGTATATGCAGTGCAAGTACACTGAATCGATACACTTGATCAAGCAGAGCATCTGTACTGTTGTCAGAAGGCCTTATAGCTACAGCTTGTTAGTTTGGGTGAGTCGGTCCGTCTTGCGAATAACTTGAAGCAGAGCCTCCTGTTGTGTTTTTTCCTCAGCTTTGTCCTCATTTGTTTCACGCTGCTTCAAGTTATTCACCTGATAGCTATTTGGGAACGTATGTTGAAATTTGGCATCATGTGCTCAGTTGTGAGCGATCATGAGGTTGCCACTGTTCGTGTTCAAAAAGTCAAAATCAAGCTTGTTCAGCAAAATTCCTGTGTGTTTCAAAGCATAATCGTTATGTGTACTGGCTGCTGTGCTCGAGACCCACCTCTCATCCTTCCCCGTAGTTCATTCACGACTACGCATTCACTGGgatgtagccagaaatttttgtcgggggagaagggggggaggagggaggagaGGAATAGATCCCCCAGACTACCCTCCttgctatgccactgcccattttcacttcattttgtaAAATGCTAAATATTATCTATCCATCTGCAAAAGAATTCCCGAACATGATCACCGGACAGGTGGTGAAAGTTGTGTCACAGATGTGTCACAGAAGTGTACGCGTTTCCTCCCCCATTACACTGAGCAGCACATGCTTTGAAGCAGCAAAGAGCTGGGCCTTGAACCAAAAGTGCCGTAGCAGACAACACACCGTTTCGCTATCCACCTATTGCACTATAAACGAATATAATTTGATTTGAAAATTGGGCGAGCTGGACAGGCAAAGAGCACATAGATTTGCAGGATGAGTATGTGCTTAATTGCAGCAATTTATTGTGGTAAAAAACAAACATTCCATTCGTTtgacccccccttcccccaaagTACGGGGCGCTTTGCATTTTTTCTTTATGCagagcagatatatatatatctatgggTCCCTCTACCGATTCCCCTTCTTCTCATTTACTTCATAGTAAGTATCTCGACCCTGGCAGGTatttgatgcctttaggtagcatgTGAAGATTTATTGGCCAGCTGCCTGCTCTTAAAAAGCTTCACTTACTGCGTGTGACCTTTGGGTAAAAACGATGTTCCACATTCGCCACCATGGCCACGaatggcactggctaacacttccAGGGTTACACATGCGTAAATATTAAGAAAAGGGAACAGGGGAGCAGCAGCCGCTGGTAGTGCACCGCACGCACAATCCAGAGATTCTGAATTTAGCTCCCCCTAGCGGCAAGTTGTTTCTCCGTCTGCTTTCGTTTTCCTTTATCCCACAATTACTACACTTCTATTAGAAACTACAAATAGCATACCCTATGCATTCCTTGCCTTCATTACCTGTTGGATTCATGTATCATTGCAGATTGCTTTACTGCATAAATTTCTGCACATTGCTAGTGTTGCAATCTTAAGGCATTGCTGTCGTGAAATTTGATGAAAAAAGATCCACTTGAAAGTTTGACTTTATGTTCATGTTAAGAAGTCTGTTGCTAGGAGGGAGGGCACTGGTTTGATTACTGGTCGCAGCAGCTGCATTatgatgagggcgaaatgcaagaacacttgtgtgcttagatttgaatgcacattaaagaaccttgGATGGTGCCCCAATACACACCCATAATAATGTCCTGGTTTTGGCCGGTAAAATAACAGTGTTCAATTTTTTTAGGCCGCTCAGCAGTCATACTTGCTGTAGGACAACTGAATATTTTCTTGAAAAGTAGTATTGTTGATGTCATTACTAGTCTCTGAAAAGGAATCGTTAAGAAAGAACAAATCGCATGTCATGTTGGGCGCAACTCTTTCAGGATAGTGGTACGCATTGGAGGGACGACCAACTTTTCCCAGGAGCTGCGCACGCTAGAAGTTGAGGCCAATCAGCTGCGAAACAGGGTCTCTTGTCCACGTGACTACAAGCGAACCTCTGCTGAGTACCGTTTCCGAAGTAGGAGCTTTCTACCTGACTGGTGTGGATTCCGTCTAATAACGGTGGGTAATTGTAGCATAGTTAAGAGTTGAAAAATTCTTGGATtatggggtgtcgctggagccaacgtttcgagaagcagtcttatcttcttcaaggctgctgcaagaagacaagaccgcttgtcgaaatgttggctccagcgacgcccCATGTTCCAGCGATAtttcatcgcttcaagattcCATCTGCCCCTGAACTTCTACTATAGTTTTAAGAGTGTTGCTTAAGCTCACCTCAGGTGTTTCAGGCAGTTTAATATAAAGGAAATCCTGTGCTCAAGCAGTTCTGGATACCTAGATGCATACTTCACTCCTTATCCAGTAATTGTACTAGAGTATTGTTATCCCACTTCATTATTTTGTTGCATGAAAGCAGTGATGCAGGAACAAAGGTTAATGGGTATGGAAAGCCAATACGGAAATACTGTTTCTATTTTATGCAGACATTCGTGCTTTTTGTTTTTGGTGCTGAGCTAATAGTGAAGGCTGTAAAAACATTGATTGACTCTAgcatgattttcttgtttttggagTTATGTGACACCCATCACAAAATAAATTGACGTTAAGAGACCTGAGCATTGGTAAAGAATAGGTTGGCATCTACTTGAGCTTCATGCACTGAACGATCTTTAATGGCAATATTTCTGTCAAGTTACAAGCATGGTGCAAGCTTGCCTACACACGTCTTTCACCAGAACTATGGGATAGCATGACCTGAGAAGTGTTATTGACAGGGGCATATGACAGCACATATGTTCGAATTCTCAATGCATGCGGCCTCCAGCTTCACTGGGACACAACGTATTCTGATATATGTTCCTGTTTCAGGATGTTAAAGAGTGTTGCATTCTCGCCACAGCACATTGTAAGAGCATTCATACAAGTTCCTGTAACACATTAACGAGCCCTCTGTAATAGCATATAATTCTTTTAAAATTCCATcttcaccttttctttttttttgaaaggaGGTTGGCGGAGATAGAGAGGTGATAAAACAGTGGAATTTACTGGAGAACATTAAATCCAAGCTTCCCCTTTTTGCATTCTGTTACTAAAGCACAGAGCCTGTAAAGTATGGGTGAACGCATGTATTAACACAGTATCTTCACAAATATATTTTTGTGCACAACTCCACAGATGTCAAGTCATTGCTTACTTTCATATGCAGCAATTTACTTGGCATCTGTGCATCTGTGTGCTGCTGGTATTGCTACAGTTCATTCTCTTGATGATTTGTGGTAGTGTTGTGCTAGAAGCAAAACGTCTTTTTGTCTTTAAGGGGGCGCATGGTACCTGGGGCTATCTTGTTaattttctgaccagattcaattaaaaagcacagatatatatgtatttCATTGTGCTGATTTTAAAAGTGCAATAATTTTTTCTTTGACTCAAATAAATATTGATATAATTAAATATGAATTTCTATTATTTGGTGAGACAATAGATAATAATAAACTGGGCAAAAAGTTATGTTTAATGCATGAGTAGAAAGCAGAATGAATAAGAAtcgaactgctgcaagcagttttcaaatccaACAACAATTAACAATTTAGCAGCCCATTGAAATTTAGCATTTACAGTACAGCTACTAACGATCAAGAACACAGGCAGTTTAAAAAATtatagaagaagaaaagaaggaatttGCTTGAAGCATTTCAAGCTTTATGCATTTACCTTCATACAGCAAAAAACGTTACAGCTGTAGCTATTCTAGAGCTTGAGAAATTGCTGCACCAAACAAGCTGGGTGAGTAAAAGCTTGTTTagagaaaatgcaagaaaacagatAAAGCTCATTTTGAACCACATGTAATAGAAGATATTGAAATATTTTTGATAGATGATATAGCCTCCACCAGGGACATAACCTGCATGCCTACTGCTGCAGCACACGTCATTCAGAAGCAGCATATCGATATAAAAGcccaatttttttgctttttctcaatCGAATTATAGCTTGTTTTGGTGATATAAATTGCTGTTGGGGCTGAAATATCAATCCAAGATGTAAGAAACTTGGTCAGCACTAGCGACAACGCCTGTATGTTACGAAAATACTATATTCAGAAAATTGATTTTTTCCATGATTTTTCATCTCTAAGACCAGTGTGCCCCCTTGGCAAGGAAGTCTGGTAGAAGTTCACTGTGGAGTACTGCAATGCTTCCTTCGTAGACAAGCTGTGGTATTGAAGTGCAACTGGAAGAGAAAGCTAGCTCTTTGCCTTCAAACACAAGTGCGAGTCACTGTGTGAAGGGTTTTCGTTGTTCATGTTTTTATCATGTGTCGGTGGCTCGAACCAGAAAGGAGACGTCACTTCCCAGAACTGTACAAATCCCACATACCGCCACACCCATTCTTTTTTCTTGGTGACGATCCCATGTTCTTCCGAAAAAGCATTTTAAACTTCTTAGCTAGCGTAGGCTTCCTAGGTTCCGTTTCATATTCTCACTAATCTCAGCCTTCTTTCAATCTTGAGGGAATCACTGAGATTTCTAGTTCAAACGTCATGCAGCATGCACTCCTGGTCTTTACAAGGACATTGCACACaatcatttctttttattattttaggCCCTATACGCCATGGTTTTACTTTATTCGTCACCTTGAGTAATACATGTTTACCTGAGTTGACCAGTAACCCtgtgtttggcgctctttggcctgagttgcccttgcgccactaaaacctgccatcatcatcatcatcatcatagatTTTGTAGAGTATAATAGTATGAGAATGTGACACTGTGGTGGTTGCAAACCATCTGTAACTCTGgctgctattggcctcgaggtctttgagtggcgccctctcgcgtgtgacatcAGAGAGGGGACTtgggtgccgctcttcgagcgcgcgttcgctacgtgaaggccgcttgacgctaccggccagtctctcctgctcgagttattgaaacattagtgggcaagttcataaagcaatttgtactgagtGTTCAAGcgaaatgcccagcgaaatcgagcggagttgccgtcaggagcacgttcagtgtcgattgctcctggtgtcgtctgctagccatcaatgtgtacatctacatgtatggcgacgatttcttttcgcgaatgtcctgtggctgtggcgcactcaaaatgactttccggtccattttcgatcactgatttcagcgttcgggcttcggctaccgtgtctgcgttaaagcgcaacaTATGTACACCGcatgctgcgcgtgttcggttgccaagcctgctcctttgaTTCAGTTCCTTTGTTCGGaattttaagcgcatgacaagcgacgtgtgatgtcattcaaataaattaaatggtcataacaggcaacaacctttggtTAAATCCAAGTTTACAGCACCTGCCGTGtgagcgcgtcgtaagtacttgaagtttaaacaagaaataaaaaggttgagagcacatGTGAAAAGGGGATCCACgatggtgatatgaaatatttcgtaagttgtgcggagttgtttatttatttgtttattttttgcagcatattttaacccatgttttaataaatcaacgtttgctgactcgtcCCCGGTGGTTTGGAAGTATtttgaacagaattagtgtaatcatactaacgtagataaagacaaagctttcgcatcaaaagtcgtagtaagatgtatttgcaataaaatagtgtaaatcgctCTCAACCGTCGGCTCCTGGTAGGGCGTGATgtggtcactgtactaaaaagactcgcagggtcccttatgcgtttgcctaagatgacttgaaggcgaaatccatcttctttttgttcatcgatgttcagtcgatgttccccgcctccttccgaatgctttttggacgtaacgtggttttgcacagcgtccaggatcggaggcattgcaagctttttacaaatcgcctggttttgcattgcctccgtgatcgacccaccgatcacggaggcaatgcaaactgacaatgtcatgtgatt includes these proteins:
- the LOC119379102 gene encoding epsilon-sarcoglycan isoform X2, with the translated sequence MSPLKVLVSATFLFSCSCLGAKLQDLRNQVLQTTEVFHFYIDKGMFDASIDSYGHTEFRAALLGKPDLPKWMFLRQTGNSNRALLYGSYQDDGELNIEVFAINKYNYKTSLRVISLQVEKRPREALYEVEMKFLNLNIEDLFEGDWLSDLEEIFRDHLWKESPVIYVTKVASVVDIGGRVPVNPKDKEGIVVRIGGTTNFSQELRTLEVEANQLRNRVSCPRDYKRTSAEYRFRSRSFLPDWCGFRLITLPEQLDGEGMMQHQDAAFSPIPLEEDSYNPPDMGHLPRRDLLADFLLSLLLPGFVTAMLLSTLTCFMCCQHDAQVEQHSSIERATNALRQMASKRNLSSAASSRVHSRAGSPLDASLPRPSRQGTLKLRALPPPPYSAAQSDA
- the LOC119379102 gene encoding epsilon-sarcoglycan isoform X1, whose amino-acid sequence is MSPLKVLVSATFLFSCSCLGAKLQDLRNQVLQTTEVFHFYIDKGMFDASIDSYGHTEFRAALLGKPDLPKWMFLRQTGNSNRALLYGSYQDDGELNIEVFAINKYNYKTSLRVISLQVEKRPREALYEVEMKFLNLNIEDLFEGDWLSDLEEIFRDHLWKESPVIYVTKVASVVDIGGRVPVNPKDKEGIVVRIGGTTNFSQELRTLEVEANQLRNRVSCPRDYKRTSAEYRFRSRSFLPDWCGFRLITLPEQLDGEGMMQHQDAAFSPIPLEEDSYNPPDMGHLPRRDLLADFLLSLLLPGFVTAMLLSTLTCFMCCQHEEEIPSAQVEQHSSIERATNALRQMASKRNLSSAASSRVHSRAGSPLDASLPRPSRQGTLKLRALPPPPYSAAQSDA